One window of Ralstonia pickettii DTP0602 genomic DNA carries:
- a CDS encoding N-acetylglucosamine-6-phosphate deacetylase (K01443: E3.5.1.25, nagA, AMDHD2; N-acetylglucosamine-6-phosphate deacetylase [EC:3.5.1.25]): MKGNILTPAGWVLGEIHAGPDGRIARIEGVPATPDGNDAPYVLPGFVDLLNHGGGGKDFMDGEAAVPVILRAHVRFGTTSLLGSTMTAPHDVLLPALQALGRACAQRPRGAARMLGVHLEGPYINPGKLGAQPDTSAIATQEELEQYLGAAPLKVVTLAPELPGHLDIIRALAARGVRVQLGHTLGTYEDAVAALEAGASGFTHLFNAMTPLQHRAPGMVAAALAHAEFAELIPDLLHVHPGAIRAALRAIPRLYAVTDATAAAGMPDGVYHLGSQTVYKSDGSVRLADGTLAGSVLTMDQALRNFVAIGLELAEASRRVSLYPSQYLGLSNRGMLAAGCWADMVVLDRSLSVHTVYVEGECCVENA, encoded by the coding sequence ATGAAAGGAAACATCCTGACGCCCGCCGGCTGGGTCTTGGGCGAGATCCACGCCGGCCCGGACGGACGCATCGCGCGCATCGAGGGCGTGCCCGCCACGCCCGACGGCAACGATGCCCCGTACGTGCTGCCGGGGTTTGTCGACCTGCTCAACCACGGCGGCGGCGGCAAGGACTTCATGGACGGCGAGGCGGCGGTGCCGGTGATCCTGCGCGCGCATGTGCGCTTTGGCACCACCAGCCTGCTGGGCAGCACCATGACGGCGCCGCACGACGTGCTGCTGCCGGCACTGCAGGCGCTGGGCCGCGCCTGCGCGCAACGCCCGCGCGGCGCGGCGCGGATGCTCGGTGTCCACCTGGAAGGGCCATATATCAACCCCGGCAAGCTTGGCGCGCAACCCGACACGTCAGCCATCGCCACGCAGGAAGAACTGGAGCAGTACCTGGGCGCGGCGCCGCTGAAGGTGGTGACGCTGGCGCCCGAACTGCCGGGCCACCTCGACATCATCCGCGCGCTGGCCGCGCGCGGCGTGCGCGTGCAGCTGGGCCATACGCTGGGCACCTATGAAGACGCGGTGGCGGCGCTGGAGGCCGGCGCCAGCGGCTTCACCCACCTGTTCAACGCGATGACGCCGCTGCAGCATCGCGCGCCCGGCATGGTGGCCGCGGCGCTGGCGCACGCCGAGTTCGCCGAGCTGATCCCCGACCTGCTGCACGTGCATCCCGGCGCCATCCGCGCGGCGCTGCGCGCAATACCGCGCCTGTACGCGGTGACCGATGCCACCGCCGCGGCCGGCATGCCCGATGGCGTGTACCACCTGGGCAGCCAGACCGTCTACAAGTCGGACGGCAGCGTGCGGCTGGCCGACGGCACGCTGGCCGGCAGCGTGCTGACCATGGACCAGGCGCTGCGCAACTTTGTCGCGATCGGGCTGGAACTGGCCGAGGCTTCGCGGCGCGTGTCGCTGTATCCATCCCAATACCTGGGCCTTTCCAACCGCGGCATGCTGGCTGCCGGCTGCTGGGCCGATATGGTGGTGCTGGACCGCTCGCTGTCGGTACATACCGTCTATGTCGAAGGAGAGTGTTGTGTCGAGAATGCTTGA
- a CDS encoding hypothetical protein (K03710: K03710; GntR family transcriptional regulator), which translates to MRGGGLDSRTLPLLSPEPKPARLYNFSELARRRGMTPASELVAFERRRATPQEAAALALQEGEEIVRLTRLRKADGQTYWMDVTTLALAVLPDASAIGESLYAYLERIGKPVLRVTEKLRAIVASDELAARLNIAPGEPLLHILRTDYTHGDKPVELTDGYCLNDFYELKQ; encoded by the coding sequence TTGCGTGGGGGCGGTCTCGACAGCCGCACTCTCCCCTTGCTGAGTCCGGAGCCGAAGCCGGCGCGGCTGTACAACTTCAGCGAGCTGGCGCGCCGGCGCGGCATGACGCCGGCCAGCGAACTGGTGGCGTTCGAGCGCCGCCGCGCCACGCCGCAGGAAGCCGCGGCTCTGGCGTTGCAGGAAGGGGAAGAGATTGTCAGGCTGACCCGGCTGCGCAAGGCCGACGGCCAGACCTACTGGATGGATGTGACCACGCTGGCGCTGGCGGTGCTGCCGGACGCCAGCGCCATCGGCGAGTCGCTCTACGCCTACCTGGAACGGATTGGCAAGCCGGTGCTGCGCGTCACCGAGAAGCTACGCGCCATCGTCGCCAGCGACGAACTGGCGGCACGCCTGAACATCGCCCCGGGCGAGCCGCTGCTGCATATCCTGCGCACCGACTACACCCACGGCGACAAGCCGGTCGAGCTGACCGACGGCTATTGCCTGAACGATTTCTACGAGTTGAAGCAATAG
- a CDS encoding outer membrane protein (porin), protein MIVKRIALTTLLAASAGSACAQAASPTGITLYGRAVAGLDYVNGIARPGGDVDTFRFGSNQYGVSFWGMRGAEDLGGGMHAVFNLEGMITSGTGRSDPLFNRRAQVGLAGNDWGTLLLGRAMRLTDDESGAIDPMGLQASSVATLVYGRNWGSRPNAVTYNSPVWSGLSVRAQAGSNGEAGSFNSGKQLSAALKYAQGNFNLTGIYEELRDDQGRMNNLYVNSRQYTLGGSYALNNLRLFAGYNLTVSSGDTVATPEIPYAATRSQMAWIGANHRVLPALTLLSGVYYATLNKSGGHGTLVTLGAKYDLSKRTSLYGTVASVFNSRNATFSVEASPDNHAARGGEPAGRVRRHHPPVLMGACRRCCGSGE, encoded by the coding sequence TTGATCGTGAAACGCATTGCACTGACGACGCTGCTCGCGGCGTCGGCTGGCAGCGCCTGCGCGCAAGCCGCCAGTCCCACCGGCATCACCCTGTATGGCCGCGCCGTGGCCGGCCTCGACTATGTCAACGGCATTGCCCGACCCGGCGGCGATGTCGATACCTTCCGCTTCGGCAGCAATCAGTATGGGGTCAGCTTCTGGGGCATGCGCGGCGCCGAGGACCTGGGCGGCGGCATGCACGCGGTGTTCAACCTGGAGGGCATGATCACTTCCGGCACTGGCCGCTCCGATCCGCTGTTCAACCGCCGTGCGCAAGTGGGCCTGGCCGGCAACGACTGGGGCACGCTGCTGCTCGGGCGCGCCATGCGCCTGACCGATGACGAGAGCGGCGCGATCGACCCGATGGGCCTGCAGGCCAGCTCGGTGGCCACGCTGGTCTATGGCCGCAACTGGGGCTCGCGTCCCAATGCCGTGACCTACAACTCGCCGGTGTGGAGCGGGCTGAGCGTGCGCGCGCAGGCCGGCAGCAACGGCGAGGCCGGCAGCTTCAACAGCGGCAAGCAGCTGAGCGCGGCACTCAAGTACGCGCAGGGCAACTTCAACCTCACCGGCATCTACGAAGAACTGCGCGACGACCAGGGCCGCATGAACAACCTGTATGTCAATTCGCGCCAGTACACGCTGGGTGGCAGCTATGCGCTCAACAACCTGCGCCTGTTCGCCGGCTACAACCTGACCGTGTCGTCGGGCGATACCGTGGCCACGCCCGAGATCCCGTATGCGGCCACGCGCAGCCAGATGGCGTGGATCGGCGCCAACCACCGCGTGCTGCCGGCGCTTACGCTGCTGTCCGGTGTCTATTACGCCACCCTAAACAAAAGCGGCGGGCATGGCACGCTTGTCACACTGGGCGCAAAGTATGACTTGTCGAAGCGCACCTCGCTCTACGGCACGGTCGCCTCGGTGTTCAACTCGCGCAACGCCACCTTTTCGGTCGAGGCCTCGCCGGACAACCATGCCGCGCGCGGGGGCGAACCAGCAGGGCGCGTACGCCGGCATCATCCACCTGTTCTGATGGGGGCGTGCCGGCGATGTTGCGGAAGTGGAGAGTGA
- a CDS encoding sigma factor regulator FecR (K02564: nagB, GNPDA; glucosamine-6-phosphate deaminase [EC:3.5.99.6]) → MLEEALSAPGVVAAQLADAPRVAALAAELAAQPWPAVLTVARGSSDHAASYFAALVTRRLGVPVASLPMSTVTLHGSSLRVAGQLAVAFSQSGRSPDLVETMQALRDGGATTLALVNAPDSPLAQACAHELPLRAGPEQSVAATKSYIAMLSISALLVGHLEAARTGERELVAACEGLPAVLREAAAQDWMPLVPALRGAQRMIVLGRGAGLAIAQEAALKLKETSGIQAEAFSGAEVRHGPMEIIGDGYPLLVFAPRGPEQAGLLALAAEMRARGARVLLAAPPGTEDANLAVELPLVTAGHPLLDPIAAIQSFYVAAQALALARGRNPDQPQYLRKVTETR, encoded by the coding sequence ATGCTTGAAGAGGCGCTGAGCGCGCCGGGCGTGGTGGCCGCGCAGCTGGCCGATGCGCCGCGCGTGGCCGCGCTGGCGGCGGAACTGGCCGCGCAGCCGTGGCCCGCGGTACTGACCGTGGCGCGTGGCAGCTCGGACCATGCCGCCAGCTACTTCGCCGCGCTGGTGACCCGCCGCCTGGGCGTGCCGGTGGCCTCGCTGCCGATGTCGACGGTCACGCTGCATGGCAGCTCGCTGCGCGTCGCGGGGCAACTGGCGGTGGCTTTCTCGCAGTCGGGACGCAGCCCGGACCTGGTCGAGACCATGCAGGCGCTGCGCGACGGCGGCGCCACCACGCTGGCGCTGGTCAACGCCCCGGACTCGCCGCTGGCGCAGGCGTGCGCGCACGAGTTGCCCCTGCGTGCCGGGCCCGAGCAGAGCGTAGCGGCGACCAAGAGCTATATCGCCATGCTGTCGATCTCGGCTTTGCTGGTCGGCCATCTCGAAGCGGCGCGCACCGGCGAGCGCGAACTGGTCGCGGCCTGCGAGGGGCTGCCCGCGGTGTTGCGCGAGGCCGCCGCGCAGGACTGGATGCCGCTGGTGCCCGCGTTGCGCGGCGCGCAGCGCATGATCGTACTGGGCCGCGGCGCAGGGCTGGCAATCGCGCAGGAGGCCGCGCTCAAGCTGAAGGAAACCTCCGGCATCCAGGCCGAGGCGTTTTCCGGTGCGGAAGTGCGGCACGGCCCGATGGAGATTATCGGCGACGGCTATCCGCTGCTGGTATTCGCGCCGCGTGGGCCGGAACAGGCCGGGCTGCTGGCGCTGGCGGCGGAGATGCGCGCCCGCGGCGCGCGCGTGCTGCTGGCCGCGCCGCCTGGCACGGAGGATGCGAATCTGGCGGTGGAATTGCCGCTGGTGACGGCCGGCCATCCGCTGCTCGACCCGATCGCCGCGATCCAGAGCTTCTACGTCGCCGCGCAGGCGCTGGCCCTGGCGCGCGGCCGCAACCCCGACCAGCCGCAATACCTGCGCAAGGTGACTGAGACGCGCTGA
- a CDS encoding hypothetical protein (K02804: PTS-Nag-EIIC, nagE; PTS system, N-acetylglucosamine-specific IIC component), producing MVAQMRLRVVVRERARVRAGQLASPAGSQLMWAGDDTAHIAFGQSANGPAAAFQRALQAAVPT from the coding sequence GTGGTCGCGCAGATGCGGCTGCGCGTGGTGGTGCGCGAGCGCGCCCGCGTGCGCGCCGGGCAGTTGGCCAGCCCCGCCGGCAGCCAGCTGATGTGGGCCGGCGACGACACCGCGCATATCGCCTTCGGCCAGTCCGCCAACGGACCCGCCGCCGCATTCCAGCGCGCACTGCAAGCCGCCGTGCCGACCTGA